One window of Trifolium pratense cultivar HEN17-A07 linkage group LG5, ARS_RC_1.1, whole genome shotgun sequence genomic DNA carries:
- the LOC123884333 gene encoding probable xyloglucan endotransglucosylase/hydrolase protein 26, with protein MVTFKLDNGRWLLCGGMSVAKANNFRKPTDVYLVYEEDNKFQMWLNERFETKSEPNKHKLMKPFLMVIHSMLLILKPYSTYLCIVASKSPAGSYAYARVISLQSGIAYPNKQGMRVYTSLWNADDWATRGGLIKTNWTNAPFIAKFNHFRARACKWHGAVSIDQCASNIASNWWTSPIYKQLSYAQLGQMNWVRDNYMIYNYCSDTKRFNGQLPPECFKAQY; from the exons ATggttacttttaagttggacAATGGTAGATGGCTATTGTGTGGAGGCATGTCAGTAGCAAAGGCTAATAATTTTAGGAAACCAACCGATGTTTACCTTGTATATGAGGAAGATAACAAGTTTCAAATGTGGCTCAATGAAAGATTTGAAACTAAATCAGAGCCCAATAAGCACAAACT GATGAAACCATTTTTAATGGTTATCCATTCCATGCTACTTATATTAAAACCATATAGTACGTATCTTTGTATTGTAGCTTCAAAATCTCCAGCTGGAAGCTATGCCTATGCCAGAGTCATTTCACTTCAATCG GGAATTGCATACCCAAACAAGCAAGGAATGAGGGTTTATACAAGTTTATGGAATGCTGATGATTGGGCCACAAGAGGTGGACTTATTAAGACAAATTGGACTAATGCACCATTTATTGCCAAATTTAATCATTTTAGGGCAAGAGCATGCAAATGGCATGGAGCAGTGAGTATTGACCAATGTGCTTCCAATATAGCTTCAAATTGGTGGACTTCTCCAATATACAAACAATTGAGTTATGCTCAATTGGGTCAGATGAATTGGGTTAGAGATAATTATATGATCTATAATTATTGTAGTGATACCAAAAGATTTAATGGACAATTGCCTCCTGAATGTTTTAAGGCACAATACTAA
- the LOC123884334 gene encoding probable xyloglucan endotransglucosylase/hydrolase protein 26, which produces MRVYTSLRNADDWATRGGLIKTNWTNAPFIAKFNHFRARACKWHGAVSIDQCASNIASNWWTSPIYKQLSYAQLGQMNWVRDNYMIYNYCSDIKRFNGQLPPECFKAQY; this is translated from the coding sequence ATGAGGGTTTATACAAGTTTACGGAATGCTGATGATTGGGCCACAAGAGGTGGACTTATTAAGACAAATTGGACTAATGCACCATTTATTGCCAAATTTAATCATTTTAGGGCAAGAGCATGCAAATGGCATGGAGCAGTGAGTATTGATCAATGTGCTTCAAATATAGCTTCAAATTGGTGGACTTCTCCAATTTACAAACAATTGAGTTATGCTCAATTGGGTCAGATGAATTGGGTTAGAGATAATTATATGATCTATAATTATTGTAGTGATATCAAAAGATTTAATGGACAATTGCCTCCTGAATGTTTTAAGGCACAATACTAA
- the LOC123882922 gene encoding uncharacterized protein LOC123882922 isoform X2, whose product MQEMIKGCNKLPTLSNLLKKLDQEFKEKLWTIIRDNGRGSSLLRLLKLVPDDNVEFPTPLLMQFMRFYSVDHESNPTYYSFNVCGGQRMNVTLQDVLYLTSLPIIGRAVVPNDSRDNNAFHRVFSAHEDRKLITLVELQSLCTDLSRNEEERIKVVLLMIVTCLITPDGNGHNCNTSYVKFIENLDEVDSFAWGAALLAYLYQGMKKHILKQKNLDGFLWLILGFFFYHFKELFDIFDIDGDQVMTPAVGVPMIFPLIEKLSPIGKNHHSKIDNALDVKIDRVRVLLENVEESSCR is encoded by the exons ATGCAGGAAATGATAAAAGGGTGTAATAAATTACCGACATTGTCCaacctcttgaagaagctagaCCAAGAATTTAAAGAAAAACTTTGGACTATAATTAGGGATAATGGTAGGGGTAGCTCATTACTTAGGCTACTAAAACTTGTCCCAGACGACAACGTGGAGTTTCCAACTCCTTTGTTGATGCAGTTCATGAGATTTTATAGTGTAGACCACGAATCCAACCCCACATATTATAGTTTTAACGTTTGTGGTGGTCAACGAATGAATGTCACCTTGCAAGACGTTTTATATTTGACCAGCTTACCGATCATTGGCCGGGCGGTTGTCCCCAATGATAGTAGGGACAACAATGCTTTTCACCGAGTTTTCTCGGCTCATGAAGATCGGAAGCTAATTACCCTAGTCGAGTTACAATCATTATGTACCGATTTGAGTAGAAATGAGGAGGAGAGGATCAAAGTTGTACTACTAATGATTGTAACATGTTTAATAACCCCTGATGGCAATGGCCATAATTGCAATACTTCATACGTGaagtttattgaaaatttaGATGAGGTGGATTCATTTGCTTGGGGTGCAGCATTGTTGGCATACTTATACCAAGGCATGAAGAAACATATTTTGAAGCAGAAGAACTTAGATGGCTTCCTATGGCTTATACTt GGATTCttcttttatcattttaaagAACTATTTGACATTTTCGATATAGATGGGGACCAAGTGATGACGCCTGCGGTGGGTGTGCCAATGATTTTTCCTTTGATAGAGAAATTGTCTCCAATCGGAAAAAACCACCACTCGAAGATTGATAACGCCCTAGATGTAAAAATTGACCGTGTACGTGTACTGCTGGAAAACGTGGAG gaATCAAGCTGCAGATGA
- the LOC123882922 gene encoding uncharacterized protein LOC123882922 isoform X1 — MQEMIKGCNKLPTLSNLLKKLDQEFKEKLWTIIRDNGRGSSLLRLLKLVPDDNVEFPTPLLMQFMRFYSVDHESNPTYYSFNVCGGQRMNVTLQDVLYLTSLPIIGRAVVPNDSRDNNAFHRVFSAHEDRKLITLVELQSLCTDLSRNEEERIKVVLLMIVTCLITPDGNGHNCNTSYVKFIENLDEVDSFAWGAALLAYLYQGMKKHILKQKNLDGFLWLILGFFFYHFKELFDIFDIDGDQVMTPAVGVPMIFPLIEKLSPIGKNHHSKIDNALDVKIDRVRVLLENVEVEGITWDPYT, encoded by the exons ATGCAGGAAATGATAAAAGGGTGTAATAAATTACCGACATTGTCCaacctcttgaagaagctagaCCAAGAATTTAAAGAAAAACTTTGGACTATAATTAGGGATAATGGTAGGGGTAGCTCATTACTTAGGCTACTAAAACTTGTCCCAGACGACAACGTGGAGTTTCCAACTCCTTTGTTGATGCAGTTCATGAGATTTTATAGTGTAGACCACGAATCCAACCCCACATATTATAGTTTTAACGTTTGTGGTGGTCAACGAATGAATGTCACCTTGCAAGACGTTTTATATTTGACCAGCTTACCGATCATTGGCCGGGCGGTTGTCCCCAATGATAGTAGGGACAACAATGCTTTTCACCGAGTTTTCTCGGCTCATGAAGATCGGAAGCTAATTACCCTAGTCGAGTTACAATCATTATGTACCGATTTGAGTAGAAATGAGGAGGAGAGGATCAAAGTTGTACTACTAATGATTGTAACATGTTTAATAACCCCTGATGGCAATGGCCATAATTGCAATACTTCATACGTGaagtttattgaaaatttaGATGAGGTGGATTCATTTGCTTGGGGTGCAGCATTGTTGGCATACTTATACCAAGGCATGAAGAAACATATTTTGAAGCAGAAGAACTTAGATGGCTTCCTATGGCTTATACTt GGATTCttcttttatcattttaaagAACTATTTGACATTTTCGATATAGATGGGGACCAAGTGATGACGCCTGCGGTGGGTGTGCCAATGATTTTTCCTTTGATAGAGAAATTGTCTCCAATCGGAAAAAACCACCACTCGAAGATTGATAACGCCCTAGATGTAAAAATTGACCGTGTACGTGTACTGCTGGAAAACGTGGAG GTCGAAGGTATCACATGGGACCCATACACCTGA